Proteins found in one Plasmodium coatneyi strain Hackeri chromosome 10, complete sequence genomic segment:
- a CDS encoding KIR protein — protein sequence TYNIHNEDLANKIASNYCHACNRGRGEWLPTLGDEDLPYFFYYWLGDKVKEQFQTGNNFSPIMKKIYGKLEKFGPRCSCTNLYEGLNKDRFKQAKELFDYNYNYKMLLRDNGWCRNYCTNDKCDTLYNTAQRAYSQLSSYCPTAGGYQYCKEFNETTKKKKEYEKPEKLDCHAAANEVSVKYPAASTPTKATQVIAQVASSVTLPSEEEYARFNERNYCKGDRRGEYCKEDLRREVETTLTSWKNDVTLADGIVRNYDYACTKGGQGEPSYYDRCKFFYYWLGDKLGDSRSMVIPEIYKKLKDSTGTCKCTNLYDNITKERFPQAKILFDYYCNYKKLEGKNECNDYCKNKTCDDAYSKAESTYTTVNTECHTTQGEPYCNKFKEEKGKEGEFSKPKELPKQTCTPPLAPEPARPSTSQENLTASDGGVARTAKDSPDSIRVKKVGTDHKVHLLQENHKDHHNKVETNPKVHLPLVLVVQDTKVVYRNLVLQYNLLPPGLKNFFGGSSTNSKSNRRRRTVERDFDSLMNDSTDVSTVHSTTDSTDNSTIYDRSPPSGRRKANNRRNGQHRNNIAYQRM from the exons ACGTACAATATACATAATGAAGACCTGGCCAATAAAATTGCAAGTAACTATTGTCACGCATGTAACAGAGGAAGGGGGGAGTGGTTGCCTACTTTGGGCGATGAGGatcttccttatttcttttattattggttaggtgacaAAGTAAAGGAGCAATTTCAGACAGGGAACAATTTCTCACCGATTATGAAGAAGATTTATGGGAAGCTCGAGAAATTCGGTCCTAGATGTTCGTGCACCAATTTGTACGAAGGTCTTAACAAGGACAGGTTCAAACAGGCTAAGGAGTTATTTGATTACAACTATAACTATAAGATGCTACTGAGGGATAACGGATGGTGTCGCAATTATTGCACTAATGATAAATGTGACACCTTGTATAACACAGCCCAAAGAGCATATTCGCAATTGAGTTCATATTGCCCAACTGCTGGCGGATATCAATATTGTAAAGAATTCAATGAGaccacaaaaaagaaaaaggaatatgagAAACCAGAAAAATTAGACTGCCATGCTGCTGCCAACGAAGTATCAGTGAAATATCCTGCAGCATCAACACCAACAAAAGCAACACAGGTGATAGCACAG GTTGCAAGTTCTGTTACATTGCCTTCGGAGGAAGAATACGCTAGGTTCAATGAAAGGAATTATTGTAAAGGAGACCGCAGGGGGGAGTACTGTAAAGAAGACTTAAGGAGAGAAGTGGAAACAACATTAACATCGTGGAAGAATGATGTAACCTTGGCCGATGGAATTGTAAGAAACTACGATTACGCATGTACGAAAGGAGGACAGGGTGAACCGTCCTATTATGACCGTtgtaaattcttttattattggttaggagataaaTTAGGAGACTCTCGATCAATGGTTATTCCGGAAATTTATAAGAAGCTGAAAGATTCCACGGGCACATGTAAGTGCACCAATTTGTACGATAACATTACCAAAGAAAGGTTCCCACAGGCTAAGATACTATTCGACTACTACTGTAATTATAAGAAAttagaagggaagaatgagTGTAATGattattgtaaaaataaaacatgtgACGACGCCTACAGCAAAGCTGAATCAACATATACAACGGTAAATACAGAATGCCATACCACTCAGGGAGAACCATAttgtaataaatttaaagaagaaaaagggaaggagggggaattCTCGAAACCGAAGGAACTACCAAAACAAACGTGCACTCCACCTCTAGCACCAGAACCAGCACGACCATCAACTTCACAGGAAAATCTAACAGCATCAGATGGGGGAGTAGCTAGAACTGCTAAGGATTCCCCAGATTCAATACGT GTGAAGAAGGTAGGAACAGACCACAAGGTCCACCTCCTCCAGGAAAACCACaaggaccaccacaacaaggtGGAAACAAACCCCAAGGTCCACCTCCCCCTGGTCCTGGTAGTACAGGACACCAAAGTGGTGTACAGAAACTTAGTTCTCCAA tataatcttctacctccTGGACTAAAAAACTTCTTTGGAGGCAGTAGCACCAACAGTAAAagcaatagaagaagaagaacagtTGAGCGCGACTTTGATTCATTGATGAACGATTCTACAGATGTTTCAACAGTGCATTCCACAACAGATTCGAcggacaattctaccatatatgatagaTCACCACCATCTGGACGGAGAAAAGCAAATAATAGAAGGAATGGGCAACATAGGAACAATATtgcttatcaacgtatgtaa
- a CDS encoding SICA antigen, whose amino-acid sequence MNERKEGNSYFALGKKRRRHRRAHQIPGSPSLEEQLLDHVDDQADGPHEYTLVKKRRQPRSVPTGRTKRPKKQGVGHPVGRPGIGHRTIIDIHLEVLNECQKGDLHSTKEDFLTILVDEFMGSEFMEEEKVQGSDSTFRVDVPEERVPSSDSEFRVHVSKEDFPSSGFGFRERRLCS is encoded by the exons atgaatgaaagaaaggaaggaaatagt tatttTGCACTAGGTAAAAAACGACGACGTCATAGAAGAGCTCATCAAATTCCTGGTTCTCCCTCcttggaagaacaactccttgatcacgtggacgaccaggcagatggtccacatgaatataccttagtaaaaaaacgcagacaaccaagatctgttccaacgggaagaacgaagaggccaaaaaaacagggcgttGGTCATCCTGTTGGTCGTCCTGGTATCGGTCACcgcaccattattgatattcatttagaagtcttaaacgaatgtcaaaaaggggacctgcaTTCGACAAAGGAAGACTTCCTCACCATTCTTGTTGatgaatttatgggaagcgaatttatggaagaagaaaaggttcaAGGTTCAGATTCCACgtttagggttgatgttcctgaggaacgggttccaagttcagattccgaaTTCAGGGTTCAtgtttctaaggaagattttccaagttcaggtttcgggtttagggaaagaagactttgttcctga
- a CDS encoding SICA antigen, which translates to MQEIFINLMKTLKGEQPGIATNCETGMDKDGQDYEVWGSEEKELCKAMLKVMLYTNGLTQNFAVRNKVDGEDIVDTYLRCLVGTTVLVDLYGEHCLFNKVIEHVSGMVGGTVKDLHQRQMTDEECSRFSVQNAQIGGKLISKTIGDWIETGRWKINGKVDKYGLVMKDAKSCNGSEASERARKETRGENIKKEREDIQEKVSGIKEIMKKGETLSKEAADQVVKKMDPNDSEDEMRRKLESEIQSRVKEDKAETQKAALSSNPKQVGEDCKGRSGLCEKAKCVIGKWKTNGRGKNEDELWGDISRSATNMFTEISKSGTNIPTYCTDSNPSSRRVTAPEKKACQYINSGLEHIYKLQEEDEDKEHKKDNRAFKQTMLCFVLNVYADMLKKEVKSPCEVSEQTIQQAFKEGINKKGEWCKDNCVKCERYEKYTECQINSGKIGDKLKTMIGEDTNVKETLNTISSINNLCHRSQCVITQWTRDKRDERSKTMGQGKGTAWERESWDDIKLRINPFATAMLQTEPSVDALCKKVQNGNEEACKQIVAGLKHVYSTQGKKNGETNAKENNRLFKQTMSCFILNVYAELIKEKCQNIKNDMQEFFNVRTDLHTTECKGGDTCNQCKWEECKNIKVGNGELWGRIKGELQNNGQITQALEKICPKNTDAAGNSTQDTTQRVHIPSAAPASAAAGPVATKTSPEPNTKTTESTLGTKDDVTSQGKKAKDADGPVGPPLDEDISVLHTRTSEDEQEDVWIKMNSDPEVPNSVKGPEGQGPNGQASPIPTNQAPGMNNKGGNKEKRKEERKEQVCTLWVYTKEKKKEKEEKN; encoded by the exons ATGCaagaaatatttattaatcTTATGAAAACTCTTAAGGGTGAGCAACCCGGAATAGCAACTAACTGTGAAACGGGAATGGATAAGGATGGACAAGATTATGAAGTTTGGGGcagtgaagaaaaggagctATGCAAAGCGATGTTAAAAGTGATGTTGTACACCAATGGACTAACGCAGAATTTTGCAGTAAGGAATAAGGTCGATGGTGAGGATATAGTAGACACTTATTTAAGATGTTTAGTAGGGACGACAGTATTAGTAGATTTATATGGAGAGCACTGCCTGTTTAATAAAGTTATTGAGCATGTGTCAGGAATGGTAGGGGGAACGGTGAAGGACTTGCACCAGAGGCAAATGACGGATGAAGAATGCAGTAGGTTCAGTGTACAGAATGCACAAATAGGAGGAAAATTAATTAGTAAGACTATTGGAGATTGGATAGAAACAGGGAGATGGAAGATAAACGGGAAAGTAGATAAGTATGGTTTGGTTATGAAGGACGCGAAAAGTTGTAACGGTAGTGAAGCAAGTGAAAGAGccaggaaggaaacaagAGGAGAGAACATCAAGAAGGAACGGGAAGACATACAAGAAAAAGTAAgcggaataaaggaaataatgaagaaaggagaaacatTATCCAAGGAAGCTGCAGACCAAGtagtgaagaaaatggaTCCTAATGATAGTGAGGAtgaaatgaggagaaaactGGAAAGTGAAATTCAAAgcagagtgaaggaagataaAGCAGAAACTCAGAAGGCAGCACTATCGAGTAATCCAAAGCAGGTAG GTGAAGACTGTAAGGGAAGGAGTGGCTTATGTGAGAAGGCAAAGTGTGTAATAGGGAAATGGAAGACAAACGGACGAGGGAAAAATGAG GATGAATTATGGGGTGACATTAGCAGGAGCGCCACAAATATGTTTACTGAAATATCTAAAAGTGGCACAAATATTCCAACTTACTGCACTGATTCAAATCCAAGTAGTAGAAGAGTTACTGCcccagaaaaaaaggcatgtcAATATATTAATTCAGGATTAGAGCACATATACAAACTTCAAGAGGAAGATGAGGACAAAGAACACAAGAAAGACAACAGAGCGTTTAAACAAACTATGTTATGTTTCGTTTTGAACGTTTATGCAGATATGCTGAAAAAGGAGGTGAAATCCCCCTGTGAGGTGAGTGAGCAAACAATACAACAAGcatttaaggaaggaattaaTAAGAAGGGTGAATGGTGTAAGGATAATTGTGTTAAGTGTGAAAGgtatgaaaaatatacagaGTGCCAAATAAACAGTGGGAAGATAGGagacaaattaaaaacaatGATCGGGGAGGATACCAACGTAAAAGAAACTCTAAATACTATAAGTTCCATAAATAACTTATGTCACCGTTCACAATGTGTAATAACACAATGGACCAGAGACAAAAGGGATGAGAGGAGCAAAACAATGGGTCAAGGGAAGGGGACTGCTTGGGAG AGGGAAAGTTGGGACGACATAAAATTAAGGATCAACCCATTTGCCACCGCCATGCTTCAGACAGAACCAAGTGTTGACGCTTTATGCAAAAAagttcaaaatggaaacgaGGAAGCGTGCAAGCAAATTGTTGCAGGACTAAAACATGTATACAGCActcaagggaaaaaaaacggtgaAACGAAtgcaaaggaaaataatagaCTATTTAAACAAACTATGTCATGTTTTATATTAAATGTGTATGCAGAACtcattaaggaaaaatgtcagaacataaaaaatgacatgcAGGAGTTCTTTAATGTAAGAACAGATCTTCATACAACTGAATGTAAAGGGGGAGATACATGTAATCAATGTAAGTGggaagaatgtaaaaatataaaggtTGGGAATGGAGAGTTgtggggaagaataaaaggggAGCTCCAGAACAATGGCCAAATAACACAAGCTCTAGAGAAGATATGTCCGAAAAATACAGATGCTGCAGGGAACAGTACCCAGGACACAACTCAAAGAGTCCATATACCCTCCGCAGCTCCTGCTTCTGCAGCTGCGGGACCGGTGGCCACCAAAACATCTCCGGAACCGAATACAAAAACGACTGAAAGTACTTTGGGAACGAAGGATGATGTAACTTCACAAGGTAAGAAAGCGAAGGATGCTGATGGTCCCGTGGGTCCACCTCTCGATGAAGACATAAGTGTCCTGCACACGCGCACTAGTGAGGACGAGCAGGAAGATGTGTGGATTAAGATGAACTCAG ATCCAGAAGTTCCGAACTCTGTGAAAGGCCCGGAGGGGCAAGGTCCAAATGGACAAGCTAGTCCCATTCCTACTAATCAAGCTCCAGGTATGAATAATAAGGGtgggaataaagaaaaaagaaaggaagaaagaaaggaa CAAGTGTGCACCCTTTGGGTGtacacaaaagaaaaaaaaaaagaaaaagaagaaaaaaattaa
- a CDS encoding SICA antigen, translated as MNYNEWETLDALCNDLDSNLAQGMNKYKTFCEVLVRNIMLVTEIEKQYKGNKTGCKDSVKGIPLCELLRVWMYYMNAFCVPRKVIEHAIQGVKEVRQDMDNDGNYAECSYDGVLNIPERKGNDMGDELYELFDTTIMLNKIIALTKGKWCEGGQWKYMGRAPGGPKPARDDNGAGDSTVLNNTEFTTLKRTIEKIEEEVKKEQEEEQKFLEQVIEKVLPQPQQPPPPAPPPRRPSTPRQGPAAAACAGKNPFCARVKCVTEHWGKDRHRQDQTDKKHIETFWDKDIQKRVGQLSAAMTNGEETEEECKGLQEDNDKKDGVNSKVCNYIVKGLKKIYGVQTTGRSAMDRNNRLFDQTMYCLMLNVYGELLKEKSCITGDTVEQAFSVKMDLHKDDACKETPCNKCEWDACTGDTVYGKSLRGELKTKLLHNPKIKDTLDKICPKVTQPTAEQEPITKTAESAQNQGVSEGSSVKPAPEEAAAAAPKAEPSQPDPAATSPSPKTRTAEVAGRAEKDTEETGKKGNDANESDLPPDKIDLPLDDIPEGASRGPLDEEETKYNKGPGTNGKTSGPEGSLADSHTPSTETDTETHASSSSSSSSSSSGSSSSNSNSSPTTPDVGAGGSGSGGGGGAAAGPQGPDGSPTGSQRDPGTPAVPGVGGVPGGPDKPGVGGGGDGVDRTAGQAPGQGPGPGQQPPPPSRGKTSSDPRTPTGPLLPKGASAASVVPARVHNKIDNLSDLLTPYLPLAPVFLGTSVISYLLWKYLFLGKKRKRHRRAHQVSGPPSSEEQVMDHMDQADGPHAYTLVKERKQPRSATTRTRRPEKRSGRLMIIDIHLEVLDECQKGDLHSTTKNFFEILVQEFMGSEFIKEEKVPKEDVPREEVPSSGSAFREEDFVPKDDVLYEQIPSSDSAFREEDLLPKEQEDVPSSDSGFKVGIPEDDVPRKEKVPKEQVPSSNSEFREEDFVPKEDVPNSDFRFRE; from the exons ATGAATTATAACGAGTGGGAAACTCTAGATGCCCTATGCAATGACCTAGATAGTAACCTTGCACAgggaatgaataaatataaaaccTTCTGCGAAGTCTTGGTGAGGAATATAATGTTAGTGACAGAAATAGAAAAACAGTATAAGGGAAATAAGACAGGTTGTAAGGACAGTGTAAAAGGTATTCCTTTATGTGAACTCTTAAGAGTGTGGATGTACTATATGAATGCTTTTTGCGTTCCTAGGAAGGTTATAGAACATGCCATTCAGGGGGTGAAAGAAGTAAGGCAGGACATGGATAATGATGGGAACTATGCGGAATGTTCTTATGATGGTGTACTTAACATTCCTgagcgaaaaggaaatgataTGGGAGATGAATTGTACGAACTATTTGACACAACTATTATgcttaataaaataatagcaTTAACTAAAGGGAAATGGTGCGAAGGGGGTCAATGGAAATACATGGGAAGGGCACCTGGGGGTCCGAAGCCTGCACGTGACGACAATGGGGCGGGTGACAGTACAGTTTTAAATAATACAGAATTTACCACATTAAAAAGAactattgaaaaaattgaggaagaagtaaagaaggaacaggaagaagaacagaaaTTCTTGGAACAGGTCATTGAAAAAGTCCTACCACAACCCCAACAACCACCCCCACCTGCACCACCACCAAGGAGACCATCCACACCAAGGCAGGGACCAGCAGCTGCTGCCTGTGCCGGCAAGAATCCCTTCTGTGCACGTGTAAAGTGTGTAACAGAACACTGGGGAAAAGACAGACATCGCCAGGATCAGACGGATAAAAAGCATATC GAAACATTTTGGGATAAGGACATCCAAAAGAGAGTGGGACAACTATCTGCGGCTATGACTAATGGGGAGGAGacagaagaagaatgtaAGGGTCTTCAAGAAGATAATGATAAAAAGGATGGTGTAAATAGTAAAGTGTGTAATTATATTGTaaaggggttaaaaaaaatatatggtgTTCAAACTACAGGTAGGAGTGCGATGGATAGGAATAATAGACTATTTGATCAAACCATGTACTGCCTGATGCTAAATGTATATGGTGAACTCCTTAAAGAAAAATCCTGTATAACGGGGGACACTGTGGAGCAGGCCTTCTCTGTCAAGATGGATCTTCATAAAGATGATGCATGCAAGGAGACTCCATGTAATAAATGCGAATGGGACGCTTGTACAGGTGACACTGTTTATGGTAAAAGTCTACGGGGCGAATTGAAAACAAAGCTCCTACATAAtccaaaaataaaggatacTCTGGATAAAATATGCCCGAAGGTTACACAACCGACGGCTGAACAGGAACCTATTACAAAGACAGCAGAAAGTGCTCAAAATCAAGGGGTAAGTGAAGGTTCCTCAGTTAAACCTGCTCCAGAAGAAGCAGCTGCCGCAGCACCTAAAGCAGAACCGTCTCAACCGGACCCAGCAGCAACATCACCTTCCCCGAAGACTCGAACAGCAGAAGTAGCAGGCAGAGCGGAAAAAGATACAGAAGAAACAGGTAAGAAAGGGAATGATGCTAATGAATCTGATCTTCCACCAGATAAAATTGATCTTCCATTGGACGACATACCGGAGGGAGCCAGTCGTGGTCCGcttgatgaggaagaaacgaaGTACAACAAAG GTCCAGGTACAAATGGTAAAACTTCAGGTCCTGAAGGTAGTCTAGCAGACTCCCATACCCCCAGCACAGAAACAGACACAGAAACACATGCATCTTCCAGCTCGAGTTCATCTAGTTCAAGTTCAGGAAGTTCTTCCAGTAATTCCAACTCCAGTCCTACTACTCCAGATGTTGGTGCTGGTGGTTCTGGGAGTGGAGgaggtggtggtgctgctgctggtCCCCAGGGTCCAGATGGCAGTCCAACTGGTTCCCAACGTGATCCAGGTACACCTGCTGTTCCAGGGGTAGGTGGTGTCCCAGGTGGTCCAGATAAGCCCGGTGTTGGCGGAGGAGGTGATGGTGTTGATCGAACGGCAGGACAAGCACCTGGTCAGGGTCCAGGTCCAGGACAACaacctccccctccttcacGAGGTAAAACATCAAGTGATCCACGAACACCAACAGGACCACTATTACCTAAGGGTGCCTCAGCAGCATCAGTTGTTCCTGCCCGAGTTCATAACAAGATAGACAACCTTTCTGatctccttaccccataccttcctttggctCCTGTGTTCCTTGGTACTTCTGTCataagttatctcctttggaag tatttGTTCCtcggtaaaaaaaggaaacgtcaccgaagagctcatcaagtaTCTGGTCCTCCATCATCGGAGGAACAGGTCATGGACCATATggaccaggcagatggtccacatgcatatactttagtaaaggaacgaaaacaaccaagatctgctACAACGAGAACGAGGAGACCAGAAAAGCGTTCTGGTCGCctcatgattattgatattcatttagaagtcttagacgaatgtcaaaaaggggacctgcattcgacgacgaaaaacttttttgaaattttggttcaagaatttatgggaagcgaatttataaaagaggaaaaggtccctaaggaagatgttcctagggaagaagttccaagttcaggttccgcgtttagggaggaagactttgttcctaaggatgaTGTTCTTTATGAACAGATTCCGAGTTCAGATTCAGcatttagggaggaagaccttcttcctaaggaacag gaagatgttccaagttcagattctgGGTTTAAGGTTGGTATTCCTGAGGATGATGTTcctaggaaggaaaaagttcctaaggaacaggttccaagttcaaaTTCCgagtttagggaggaagactttgttcctaaggaagatgttccaaATTCAGATTTCAGGTTTAGGGAGtag